A window of the Bacteroidota bacterium genome harbors these coding sequences:
- the uvrB gene encoding excinuclease ABC subunit UvrB has protein sequence MPFQLVSEYEPTGDQPKAIRELVEGVRRGLKYQTLLGATGTGKTFTIANVIAQVNKPTLVISPNKTLAAQLYGEFKQFFPHNAVEFFISYYDYYQPEAYLPATDTYIEKDFAINEQIDRLRLRATSALLSGRDDVLVVASVSCIYGLGSPEDYRSQILHLRAGQPLRRHELLSHLVNVFYTRQDETLEPGTFRVRGDLVELFPAYEDAPLRFGFWGDVLEEIVRLDPLTGRAQAHLEAVSIYPAKIFVTPAEQLERAIRSIEAELEERLAELRAQGKLLEAQRLEQRTRFDLEMMRELGYCSGIENYSRHLSGRAPGQRPYCLFDYFPRDYLLIIDESHIAIPQIRGMYNGDISRKQVLVEHGFRLPSALDNRPLRFDEFESLIQQVIFVSATPGPYELEKCGGVVVEQIIRPTGILDPEVEVRPTRNQIEDLMNEIRRVVERGERALVTTLTKRMAEDLTDYLVSFGFRVRYLHSEIDALERVDILRDLRLGEFDVLVGINLLREGLDLPEVALVAILDADKEGFLRSERSLIQIAGRAARNAAGKVILYADRVTEAMRRMIEEVRRRRAIQEAYNRRHGIVPQTVRKRPEQILQTTAVADHLTARQERRRYYVEPEPTQVVDPLVSYLKPEQRQRLIAELRRQMREAIEAWEFERAAELRDAIRQLEQLEGALGPS, from the coding sequence ATGCCGTTTCAGCTTGTCTCCGAATACGAACCCACCGGTGATCAGCCTAAGGCGATTCGAGAGCTCGTCGAGGGGGTACGACGCGGCCTCAAATACCAGACCTTGCTGGGCGCCACGGGCACGGGCAAGACGTTTACCATCGCCAACGTGATCGCCCAGGTCAACAAACCCACTTTGGTGATCAGCCCCAACAAGACGCTCGCCGCGCAGCTTTACGGGGAGTTCAAGCAGTTCTTCCCGCATAACGCCGTGGAGTTCTTCATCTCCTACTACGACTACTACCAGCCCGAGGCCTACTTGCCGGCCACAGATACCTACATCGAAAAGGATTTCGCCATCAACGAACAGATCGACCGGCTGCGGCTGCGGGCCACAAGCGCCCTGCTATCGGGTCGAGACGACGTGCTGGTGGTCGCCTCCGTTTCGTGTATCTACGGGCTGGGCTCACCAGAGGACTACCGCAGCCAGATCCTGCACCTTAGAGCCGGACAGCCGCTGCGGCGTCATGAGCTGCTGTCGCACCTGGTCAACGTCTTCTATACGCGCCAAGATGAAACCCTGGAACCCGGCACCTTTCGGGTCCGAGGCGATCTCGTGGAGCTTTTCCCGGCCTATGAGGACGCTCCCTTGCGCTTCGGCTTCTGGGGGGATGTGCTGGAAGAAATCGTGCGCCTCGATCCCCTCACAGGGAGGGCGCAGGCCCATCTGGAAGCGGTTAGCATCTATCCCGCTAAGATCTTCGTTACGCCCGCTGAACAGTTGGAGCGGGCCATACGCAGCATCGAAGCCGAGCTAGAGGAGCGCCTAGCCGAATTGCGGGCTCAGGGTAAGCTCCTGGAGGCCCAGCGACTAGAGCAGCGCACACGCTTCGATTTGGAGATGATGCGGGAGCTCGGCTACTGCTCCGGGATCGAGAACTATAGCCGGCATCTGTCCGGCCGCGCGCCTGGCCAGCGGCCGTATTGTTTGTTCGATTACTTTCCGCGAGACTACCTGCTCATTATCGACGAGTCCCACATCGCCATCCCGCAAATCCGCGGCATGTACAACGGAGACATCAGCCGCAAACAGGTGCTCGTAGAGCACGGGTTTCGGCTGCCGAGCGCCCTGGATAATCGGCCGCTGCGCTTTGACGAATTCGAATCCCTGATCCAGCAGGTCATCTTCGTCAGCGCCACCCCGGGTCCGTATGAACTAGAAAAATGCGGCGGGGTGGTCGTGGAGCAGATCATCCGTCCCACGGGGATTTTGGACCCAGAGGTGGAGGTCCGACCAACGCGCAACCAGATCGAAGACCTTATGAACGAAATCCGGCGCGTGGTCGAGCGCGGGGAGCGAGCCCTGGTCACCACGCTCACCAAGCGCATGGCCGAAGACTTGACGGACTACCTGGTGAGTTTCGGTTTTCGCGTCCGCTACCTGCATTCGGAGATCGATGCCCTGGAGCGGGTGGATATCCTGCGCGATCTGCGGCTAGGTGAGTTCGACGTGCTCGTGGGAATCAACCTGCTCCGCGAGGGCCTTGATCTTCCGGAGGTGGCGCTTGTGGCGATCCTGGATGCGGACAAAGAGGGGTTTTTGCGCTCCGAGCGGTCCCTGATCCAGATAGCCGGACGGGCTGCGCGCAATGCGGCCGGCAAGGTGATCCTGTACGCAGATCGGGTCACCGAGGCCATGCGGCGCATGATCGAAGAGGTCCGCCGCCGCCGGGCTATTCAAGAGGCCTACAACAGGCGGCACGGCATCGTCCCGCAGACGGTGCGCAAACGACCAGAGCAGATCCTGCAGACGACCGCGGTGGCCGATCACCTGACCGCGCGTCAGGAGCGGCGTCGCTATTACGTAGAGCCCGAGCCAACGCAGGTCGTAGATCCGCTGGTCTCGTACTTGAAGCCGGAGCAACGGCAGCGGCTCATAGCGGAACTCAGGCGCCAGATGCGAGAGGCCATCGAGGCCTGGGAGTTTGAGCGCGCAGCCGAACTGCGGGACGCGATCCGACAGCTGGAGCAGCTCGAAGGCGCCCTAGGGCCTTCTTAA
- the coaD gene encoding pantetheine-phosphate adenylyltransferase, which yields MRRALYPGTFDPITRGHLDILERACRLFDEVWVAVGVNPKKQTLFSLDERLALIERCVGSWPQVRVVAFEGLLVDFARSVGACAVIRGLRQVSDFDYEFQMALTNRRMAPEIETVFLMPSQEYTVLSASLVREIAHWGGDVSPYVPDPVLEALRSRLQKGSEPRAGEQKVQH from the coding sequence ATGAGGCGCGCGCTTTACCCCGGCACTTTTGATCCGATCACCCGAGGCCATCTGGACATCCTAGAGCGGGCCTGCCGGCTCTTTGACGAGGTGTGGGTGGCCGTGGGAGTCAACCCAAAGAAGCAGACGCTTTTCTCGCTCGACGAGCGGCTGGCCCTCATAGAGCGCTGCGTGGGCTCTTGGCCCCAGGTGCGGGTGGTGGCCTTTGAGGGACTTTTGGTGGATTTCGCCCGATCCGTGGGCGCCTGCGCCGTAATCCGGGGGCTGCGCCAGGTGAGCGACTTCGACTATGAGTTCCAGATGGCGCTTACAAACCGTCGTATGGCCCCCGAGATCGAGACCGTTTTCCTCATGCCCAGTCAAGAATACACCGTGCTGTCCGCCTCTTTGGTCCGGGAGATCGCGCACTGGGGCGGTGACGTAAGCCCATATGTGCCCGATCCCGTACTTGAAGCGCTTCGGTCTCGGTTACAGAAGGGCTCGGAGCCGCGTGCCGGAGAGCAGAAAGTCCAACACTAG
- a CDS encoding ABC transporter ATP-binding protein, with protein sequence MRSPNFTAVLRLAGIWKRFSDQEVLRGIDLEVAQGECFALLGPSGCGKTTLLRLIAGLERPDLGRIWLDGGDITELPPQRRPVGMVFQDYALFPHLNVLENVGFGLAARGLARSAQHAHAMRILRRLGLERELSKPVSALSGGQQQRVALARALVLEPRLMLFDEPLSNLDAALREQARTELKRLQRESGLTAIYVTHDQQEALALADRVGILWQGRLEQVGTPQEVYRQPETEFVARFLGANVLPEAPWVEAWGLRSEPGHRWAVRPEDWDVSPDPAGWPVLARQFFGLYVELLVQAEAEPLRVWVPADFPEALAVRIRPRRPVRVRATG encoded by the coding sequence TTGCGTAGCCCTAACTTCACGGCCGTGTTGCGTCTAGCCGGTATCTGGAAGCGCTTTTCGGATCAGGAGGTGCTGCGCGGTATCGACCTGGAGGTCGCGCAGGGGGAATGTTTTGCTCTGCTAGGGCCAAGCGGATGCGGCAAGACCACCTTGCTGCGGCTCATAGCCGGCCTTGAGCGGCCCGATCTCGGCCGCATTTGGCTTGACGGCGGGGATATCACCGAACTGCCTCCGCAGCGGCGACCTGTGGGGATGGTCTTTCAAGATTACGCCTTATTTCCCCACCTGAACGTGCTGGAAAACGTGGGCTTCGGGCTAGCCGCGCGAGGCCTGGCACGCTCAGCACAACATGCGCATGCGATGCGCATCTTGCGGCGGCTGGGTTTGGAGCGGGAGCTGAGCAAGCCCGTCTCCGCTCTGAGCGGTGGTCAGCAGCAGCGCGTAGCCCTGGCCCGTGCGCTCGTCCTGGAGCCTCGTCTTATGCTCTTTGACGAGCCGCTTTCCAACCTGGATGCGGCGCTGCGCGAGCAGGCTCGCACGGAGCTTAAGCGCCTGCAGCGCGAGAGCGGGCTTACGGCCATCTACGTAACCCATGACCAGCAGGAGGCTCTAGCCCTAGCCGATCGGGTAGGTATCCTGTGGCAGGGGCGGCTGGAGCAAGTAGGCACGCCGCAGGAGGTCTATAGGCAGCCCGAGACCGAGTTCGTGGCTCGTTTTCTGGGCGCCAACGTGCTGCCTGAGGCGCCCTGGGTGGAGGCTTGGGGGTTGCGTTCCGAGCCCGGGCACCGATGGGCCGTACGTCCGGAGGACTGGGACGTCAGCCCGGATCCGGCCGGCTGGCCCGTGTTGGCTCGGCAGTTTTTTGGGCTCTATGTGGAATTGCTGGTGCAGGCTGAAGCGGAACCTTTGCGTGTCTGGGTGCCGGCCGATTTCCCCGAGGCCTTAGCCGTTCGGATACGCCCGCGAAGGCCGGTACGCGTACGGGCCACCGGCTAG
- a CDS encoding VWA domain-containing protein codes for MITFAHPHWLLLLGLLPFYWGFHFWRERRWGAVPVSRFPAAVGTSFWFRIVPLLLRSGAFALCVLALASPERTFGVAPEARMGIDIVLALDLSGSMRAEDLRPNRFEAAQAMARAFIQSRTQDRIGLVAFAGEAYTASPLVTDYGFLLRILDDLRPDLLEDGTAIGMGLATAVAALRTSRAPSRVIVLLTDGQNNRGPIAPETAAELARQFGIRVYTIGVGTRGEAPYPIEDSILGRRYVMVRVDVDEPTLEAIAARTGGRYFRATDNTSLERIYREIDQLERYRIVVPGPGLREPLYPILLLAALGLLVLDFLLSGTRLRALL; via the coding sequence ATGATCACTTTCGCCCATCCGCATTGGCTCCTTCTGCTCGGTCTGCTTCCGTTTTACTGGGGCTTTCACTTCTGGCGAGAGCGGCGCTGGGGAGCCGTTCCCGTTTCAAGGTTTCCGGCCGCTGTGGGGACCTCATTCTGGTTTCGGATTGTACCGCTGCTTTTGCGCTCCGGAGCGTTTGCGCTGTGCGTGCTGGCCTTAGCTAGCCCAGAGCGAACTTTCGGCGTGGCCCCCGAGGCGCGCATGGGCATCGATATCGTGCTGGCGTTGGATCTTTCGGGTAGCATGCGAGCCGAGGACTTACGTCCGAATCGCTTTGAGGCGGCCCAGGCGATGGCGCGCGCCTTTATCCAGAGCCGCACCCAAGACCGCATCGGCCTTGTGGCCTTCGCCGGCGAGGCGTACACGGCCTCGCCTCTGGTAACGGACTACGGATTTCTACTGCGCATCTTAGATGACCTGCGGCCCGACTTGCTCGAAGACGGCACGGCCATCGGCATGGGCCTGGCTACGGCCGTGGCCGCGCTGCGCACCTCCCGGGCGCCAAGCCGCGTGATCGTGCTCCTGACAGACGGCCAGAACAACCGCGGCCCTATCGCGCCCGAGACAGCGGCCGAATTGGCCCGGCAATTCGGCATCCGCGTCTACACGATCGGCGTCGGCACGCGCGGCGAAGCGCCCTATCCGATCGAGGATTCTATACTGGGGCGCCGATACGTGATGGTGCGCGTGGACGTAGATGAACCGACCTTGGAAGCGATCGCCGCTCGGACAGGCGGGCGTTACTTTCGGGCAACGGACAACACGAGCCTGGAGCGCATCTACCGGGAGATCGATCAACTGGAGCGATATCGAATCGTGGTTCCGGGCCCCGGTTTGCGCGAACCCCTTTATCCGATCTTGCTGCTTGCGGCCCTGGGCTTGCTAGTGTTGGACTTTCTGCTCTCCGGCACGCGGCTCCGAGCCCTTCTGTAA
- a CDS encoding phospholipase D-like domain-containing protein, translating into MLRRAAPLRWVSGLILLAALAYLAYRGGAGELLRRLLPSSEVPAPPLAPSEAVAVRQGKWFTAYFTRPRYPDRPETRRGGLDEVFAADLEAARRSVDIAVFDLDAPRIVEALVRAHRRGVRVRLVLDAENLSDPRMARAVRRLEAEGVPIAWDRRPAFMHHKFAILDGRVLWTGSWNMTENETYRNNNNMLRLSRPEIVANYAWRFEALFAGRFGSYDRREIPHPVVKLPEGARVETYFSPRGGAERAIERRLAAAQERILLMAFAFTANGQARWLIAKHRAGLQVRGIFETRNVEAAGADFERLRREGLDVLKDGNPYVMHHKVYVIDGRIVITGSYNFTANAERANEENLLIIEDPELARYYEEEFALLRAQAQQALAQAPFLRRP; encoded by the coding sequence ATGCTGCGTCGCGCCGCACCGTTGCGATGGGTAAGCGGGCTTATCCTGCTTGCGGCCTTGGCCTACTTGGCCTACCGCGGCGGAGCAGGGGAGCTGCTACGGCGGCTTCTGCCGAGCTCGGAGGTTCCCGCGCCCCCGCTTGCCCCCTCGGAGGCTGTCGCGGTGCGCCAGGGCAAGTGGTTTACGGCCTACTTTACGCGCCCCCGCTATCCGGATCGGCCCGAAACGCGCCGCGGAGGGCTGGATGAGGTCTTTGCAGCGGATCTTGAGGCCGCGCGCCGCTCCGTTGACATAGCCGTCTTCGATCTGGACGCCCCCCGCATCGTGGAGGCCCTCGTGCGCGCTCACAGACGAGGGGTTCGGGTCCGGCTGGTTCTGGATGCGGAAAACCTGTCTGATCCCCGCATGGCGCGCGCCGTGCGCCGGCTAGAGGCCGAGGGCGTACCCATCGCGTGGGATCGACGACCGGCCTTCATGCATCATAAGTTCGCCATCCTGGACGGGCGGGTGCTCTGGACCGGCTCCTGGAACATGACGGAAAACGAGACCTACCGCAACAACAACAACATGCTTCGGCTGTCGAGGCCCGAAATCGTGGCCAACTATGCTTGGCGTTTTGAGGCGCTCTTCGCAGGCCGCTTCGGGTCCTACGACAGGCGGGAGATTCCGCATCCCGTAGTCAAGCTTCCCGAAGGGGCGCGGGTGGAGACGTACTTTTCGCCTCGCGGCGGGGCCGAGCGGGCCATCGAGCGTCGCTTGGCCGCAGCGCAGGAGCGCATCCTGCTAATGGCTTTCGCCTTTACGGCCAACGGGCAGGCCCGTTGGCTCATCGCTAAGCATCGGGCCGGTTTGCAGGTGCGCGGGATTTTTGAAACCCGAAACGTGGAGGCCGCCGGGGCGGACTTCGAGCGGCTCAGGCGCGAGGGCCTCGACGTGCTCAAGGATGGCAACCCATACGTGATGCACCACAAGGTCTACGTGATCGACGGCCGTATCGTCATTACGGGCTCGTACAACTTCACGGCCAACGCCGAGCGCGCCAACGAGGAGAACCTCCTCATCATCGAAGATCCGGAACTAGCCCGCTACTACGAAGAGGAATTCGCCCTGCTGCGCGCACAGGCGCAACAGGCCCTGGCCCAGGCCCCCTTCTTAAGAAGGCCCTAG
- a CDS encoding DUF58 domain-containing protein: protein MQAYELRELVAQVRRLEVRTRGLVNQLFAGQYQAAFKGRGLTFTEVRPYQPGDEVRAIDWNVSARMGETYVKVFEEEREQTLLILLDVSASLRFGSRSRLKAEAATEIAALLTLSALQSQDRTGLVLFSDRIERFLPPRKGRGHGFRILRELVAFRPEGRGTDLAGALEFARRLLRRRSIVLVLSDGWASEYGKQLRMLRARHDVVFIRLFDPREAELEPVGWVPTQDLETGRLRWLDTLRADVRRSWARVYAQERIRWQERCRRASVDAIEIDVSRPFVRDLVLFFRNRSRRP, encoded by the coding sequence GTGCAAGCCTATGAGCTCCGCGAACTTGTAGCCCAGGTGCGCCGCCTAGAGGTGCGCACGCGGGGGCTTGTCAACCAACTCTTTGCCGGTCAGTACCAAGCGGCCTTCAAGGGCCGGGGGCTTACCTTCACCGAAGTGCGTCCGTATCAGCCGGGCGATGAGGTGCGGGCGATCGATTGGAACGTATCGGCCCGCATGGGGGAAACCTACGTCAAGGTCTTCGAAGAGGAGCGGGAGCAGACCCTGCTGATCTTGTTGGACGTGTCGGCCTCGCTGCGCTTCGGGTCACGCTCCCGTCTTAAGGCCGAGGCGGCCACGGAAATCGCGGCCCTTCTGACCTTGAGCGCGCTGCAGAGCCAGGATCGGACAGGGCTCGTGCTTTTCTCCGATCGCATCGAACGCTTTCTGCCGCCCCGTAAGGGGCGCGGACACGGCTTTCGGATCCTGCGGGAACTGGTGGCTTTTCGTCCCGAAGGCCGGGGCACGGACCTGGCGGGGGCCTTGGAGTTCGCCCGCCGCCTGCTGCGACGCCGCAGCATCGTGCTCGTGCTCTCCGATGGCTGGGCCTCCGAATACGGCAAACAGCTGCGCATGCTGCGCGCGCGACACGATGTGGTCTTCATCCGCCTCTTTGATCCCCGCGAGGCGGAGCTAGAGCCCGTTGGCTGGGTACCGACTCAGGACCTAGAGACGGGTCGCCTGCGGTGGCTGGACACGCTTCGGGCCGATGTGCGCCGATCTTGGGCGCGCGTCTATGCGCAAGAGCGGATTCGATGGCAGGAGCGATGCCGGAGGGCCTCTGTAGACGCGATCGAAATTGACGTAAGCCGTCCCTTTGTAAGGGATCTCGTCCTGTTTTTCCGGAATCGGAGCAGAAGGCCATGA
- the rsmD gene encoding 16S rRNA (guanine(966)-N(2))-methyltransferase RsmD, producing MMRIIAGAFKGRRLYTPAGVRIRPTSERVRAAIFNFLQHRVDWPRVRVLDLFAGTGSLGLEALSRGARGVTFVERHPVACAQLRRTLDSWAVWERAEPVCMAVERYLERAQEPFEVIFADPPYHYRDYPDLVRRIQASAVYGPNTWLVLEHGPGLLWEAQPDWIDTRRYGRTMVSYFHSEPPPPWEGSAS from the coding sequence ATGATGCGCATCATCGCCGGGGCGTTCAAAGGACGTCGCCTGTACACACCGGCTGGTGTGCGCATCCGGCCCACAAGCGAGCGCGTGCGCGCGGCCATCTTCAATTTTCTGCAACACCGCGTCGACTGGCCTCGGGTTCGCGTCCTGGATCTTTTCGCCGGGACTGGCTCTTTGGGGCTGGAGGCCTTGAGCCGAGGGGCGCGGGGCGTGACCTTCGTAGAAAGGCATCCCGTGGCGTGCGCCCAGCTTCGGCGCACCCTCGATTCTTGGGCGGTCTGGGAGCGGGCCGAACCGGTGTGCATGGCCGTAGAACGCTATCTGGAGCGGGCTCAGGAGCCCTTCGAGGTTATTTTCGCCGATCCCCCGTATCATTACCGGGACTACCCGGATTTGGTGCGCCGCATCCAGGCCTCGGCCGTCTACGGACCTAACACGTGGCTGGTGCTCGAACACGGCCCCGGACTTCTCTGGGAGGCGCAGCCGGACTGGATCGATACGCGCCGCTACGGCCGCACGATGGTGAGCTACTTTCATTCCGAACCTCCGCCGCCCTGGGAGGGTTCTGCGTCATGA